The region TCTTGTGGTCGCCGTGCTGACCGTTCATGTCATTCAGAGCTCTGTTCAGCGATACGTGATAGGTCACATTGAATCTCTTGCCGTTCTGCTTTCTCGcagctgttttattgtttgacgcctttttatttttttgctttggctTCGCTGTCTTGACCTCTTTCACGGAACGGTTGGGATTCTTCTTGTCTTCCGCTGAACGTCCGTTGACCGCTTTTCTGTTGCTTTCATTCAACAAATTGATGAAGCCGTTCACAGGTTTCGATTCCCTTCTTCTCCGCTCTTCCTCGCTGATGATGAGAGGGTCTCCACCCGGTTCACAGTCCAACCCCACGCTGACATTTACTTGTTGTGCCAACAAGAAAAGATTGCCTCCTGGTGTTACGCTCTCAAAGTAAGGGTACACCACCTCACTGAAGCGATGGCTGAATGTATAAAGATGTGCGTTGGTGTCTGCATTCGTAAATGTCAGCGTCCCCGCCTCCCAGTCGAACTTGACGCAGACCCTGTAAAGGCGGTCTGAGCCACTGATGTGCAGGACCTTCGGCGGGGTCGCGAGAGCTCGATACTCTCCGTTTCTCAGGCTGATGCACCACAGTCCTGCGTCAGGACAAACCTCGAACCCCGCCTTCCTGCACAGCCACTGAGCAGCCACGCCGAGCGTCCAGTGATCGGCGTCTGCGACCTGAAGAACGcaataaaacaagaaataaattTAACATTAGAATAAAAGAGCGGGGGAATATCGCATTATGAAGTAACGTTTCactgcaggggtgtcaaacagaaGGCCTCAAGAGActatttcagctttttcagcAGTCGGGCCCATATAAAGCTGGCTGTATGCTGAACTACAATGTATTTGACGCCCTGCTGTCCTGTGACTTCAGCAGAAATGTACTATTGACTGGTTACTATTATGAAACACACAGTCGGGTTACAGTTATTATCATCCCTCATTCCTCTCAAGCAAGACCAGCCTGACCTTCCTCTGCCCTTCAGCTTTAGCAAcgcttctgtctccaccagacCTGCCAACATTTGACTCCGACTAGGAGGGCatgtgaggacacacacacacacacacacacacacacacacacacacacacacacacacacacacacacacacacacacacacacacacacgcactgcaAATCCATGAGCAACAGTCAGCTGAGTGTTTCAGGAGTGCTGGATTACGCTTCAAGCAGAAAATGTCCTGCCAAAAGAAACCACTGGTGTGAAAACATTCACAACGTAGGAAAATTTGGAAAAGGGGCGGTTGAGCGCTGGAGTGAAATCAGAAATAGATTTAGAAGTTGACAAACAGGCTAATATTTACCAGCATGCCTTCCTCTTTATAATTTTCTTGAgaagaaattacttttttttttaaagagggaaaatctgaatgaaatgttgctgtttctAGTAAAATTTACAAATGTAACGAGGACAATTATAATGCTTataaaacactacaaaaaacaaaatcgtACGAGTGATATGTTAAACAGGAAACGCAGCGTCgagatgaaaatgtgaaaagacgTGTGtggcgagagagagcgagttcAGAATAAAATTACGGGAGGTTTGACAGTTCCAGTCTCAACACTTcagacttcctgtttactggagaaATGCCTCATCACTCCTGAACAGCCTCGCCCTCCAGACAGCAGCCTGAAAGACGTCTGATTGTAAAGAACGTCGTTCAGGTCTggctgctgtctgcatgttgctACTTTAAGCCAGTTGTTGcgttgctgcttcttctcacCGTGATTACCTCGCAAATAGTTCATAAACAGGTGCTCTGCTGAGTTTTGTGTAACTGCTGAAAATTCCACCCCCCTCTTGGGGGAGTGCAGTTGAATAGATCAAGCATGAAATAGACCTGATTAGCTCAGACTGACCATGTAAGTTCAGCAGAAATTAGAGAGTAAAATCAATCATTAATCCAAAATGTGGGCAGTTCTGGTAAACAGTAACTCTCACTTGAGTCTGTTGAGATACCTCGACAGTCCAGCTGTGGACTCCTGAGGAAAAGCCTTCGCTCCCCAGAACGCTGGAATCTGGATGGAAGCCTTCGGGGTTTGTGGGAACGACCTCCTCTCTGTTCTGCAGTGAGTCCTGAGAGGGTCCTGATGAGGGACTGATGAGGACCCTGCTGAGTCCAGAAGACACCTGTAAAGCCTGCCCAGCTGTCCTGGAGTCCAGGGTCACCGGAGCTGGAAGATTTCATGAAGGTCTAAACGACTGAGGAAAGAAATGAActcaacatgtgtgtgtgtgtgtcacactgaCTGAACGGAGCGACGTGTTTCATCTTCTCCCACACGGCATACTGGAGGTTACCCAGGTGTTTCGCCACGTTTATGAGAGGTCTGTACACTTTCTGTGGCTTCCTGTCAGCCATCCacgagctgcagagaataacaaacaaacagtcacacagcagcagatggtCAGCTCGGAAGCAGGGATCAGAAGATAAACTCAATACCTGTTCAGAGTGTCTTTGTAGTCCTGTAAAGAAGAAAATTAGAAAAGTCAGTATGATTTTAAATGAACACCGGTTCCCGTTCATTTACTACTAAAGTGTGATTTGATTGATGTCACCTGTAGAAATTTGACTCCGTCCCCTCCTGCATCAATCACCTCCTCAGCCAGTtggatcttctcctccagagattTTATCACCTGATTTATTTCGTCTCTGCGTTGCTCTGCCCCCCTCGTCTTCTCATCCTGCTCCCCCCTCAGTGCCTGGAGCCTGGCTGCCTCTTCCCGCCTCAGAAACTGGTGAAGGGTCTCAAATTCTCGCTTCACGTGATCCTCTGCCAGTTTGGCCTCAGCCTTGAACAGAAGGGAAGAGATGTAAAAACAGGGATCTGAtttgtcttgattttttttctttttattaaagaGAGTTTTGTCAGTGAACTTCTACCTGGTTGTGTCTTGATGCTTGCTGACAGGTTTGTGAGACCTTCCTGCAGTGAAGCATCTTCATGTTTAGTCCTTTCAGAGATGTTCTGAGCTCCTCCTAGTGGCCAGGGAGAGAATTACTCTGAAACGACACTCCAGCTCCATCTGCACTGACTACACACAATTACAACTTTACAATTAATCCTGAAaggaagtaaacaaaaaaaagcagcggCAGTACAAAAGGCAACAAAAACACTATCTGTGTAATAGCAGCTTTGATGTGACTTTAACAAgttaaagtgcttcacagctAATGAGGAACAAGCgaggagaagaaaacaggaataagaaggaaaagagcaaaaaaaatacaatataagTGCAATAAGAGTGGTTATTAGATAAGTGCAATTAGACTTGATTTGAAATGGCATTGAGAAGACAAAATTAACGTCATAAAGTAAAATAATGACTACTTAAAACATCTTCAGTTGATTCAAAATGAGAGTCCTGACAGGAACAggcaggagagatcacatcacgCCAATATCAGCTTCTCTTTattggcttcctgttaaatctggAGAACAATTTAATATTCTTCTTTCAACTTATAAAACTCTTCACTGCCAGGCTCCATTGTATCctaaagagctgttagtcccatattACCCATGAACacttggttctcagagtgctgctgctggaggttccggggttttctaaaagtagaacaggaggcagagctttcagatATCAGActcctctcatgtggaaccagtgagggaggctgacacagtcaaGGTTAAGACTTTTCTATTTCATAAAGCTTGTAGTTTCGGCCACGTTTGACTTTTTTCTAGTGAAGCTTCAAAACATAAGACAGCTGGGAGATCCTCACTGAATTAGGCTTATTTCCTTTCTCGTTTCACTAGTTCAAGACACAAACATTCCATCTTTCTCCTGtagtctgtgctctctctctctctctctctctgagtgtgtTGTATTCAGaactttagaaataaaatgaatttttaatgaaaataaatactaGAATTTACAAATTCCGAACTGGCAGTCGAAGCTCAGATAACATTTGCACAGCAACTCAAGTGAAATTTTGCTGAGAACCTTTCCAGAGAGTCCTTTCATCCTGAAGTTTCGTCCCAGTGAAAGGCCCAAGCACGTCTTTCACCGCAGACCATAGTTCATATGAGCATGTCACTCTGCTTCATGTTCACCCGGCTCGGAAACTGACAGCGCTCAGAAGAGCGTAACACACTATACCATGCCGAACCACAGAACTATTCTTGGCATTTGGCGTGTGTGTACATACAGACATGCATGCGTGCATTTAACTTAAATGTTATGTTGCACGAAGCACAAACGTTCTCATATGGCACAATGATAGAAACAGTTATTACCAGCTTAGATTTCAGCCTGATGCCACATTGCCACTTTTATACTCGCTCTAACTTTGGTGTGAATTGACTAAATTTGGATGAACACAAGGCGGCATCTGTTTGAGAAGGAAAATTAATATTTAcagtgggtaaaaaaaaaaatacaaaaacgttTGACTGCTTCCTTGTTTAAATATCCGCTTGCTGTGGCTGCAGGAAGcctcaaaatgaaaaagtattGAGCGGGCCTCCTTAatcctggtaaaaaaaaaaaaagggttcagATCTTGTAAGGCTCTGCGCTATTGAGAGCTCTGCTGTTATTtgatgtctttgtgtttgtgtttggtttagCTTTGTGGGATCAGAGCGACTGTAACTAGAATACCAGCGTTCCAAGTCTCTTGTTGGCAATTATGTACCCTGGTGAAGTGTCCTTGAGGAAACAGTAAATTTCTGCCAGCTGCTCGCTATCCGATGCTCCAGGATGCTGCTTTCTCGCTTTCAAAGAGAAAACTCGAAGTATTCCACTTCATGCCATTTGATTTTTGTGATTCTGTCAAAAAAGTTGTGAGATAAATCTGAAAAACATATTCTTCTTCACAAAAATATGTTAATTCGTCCTCAGTAATTCATGTTCTTGGAAAATAGTGAATGGTTTTAGTGTGGGGGCCTTTAAACATATTCAAATGAGACATCTCAGGAAAGCAGAATGATTTTGTTTGAACTGCTTATGACTCCGGAGGAAATGCGACAGGTGTTAAATGGAGAGCTTTGTTTGCTTTGACTGGATGCAAatttaaaagattaaaattgaaaaacaagGAAGTAAACGCAACATCTGAAGCAAACTTCAGTTCAAATATTGACAAAGTGGGTCCATCCACCGAGTTGGCTTTTCCCCAACTTTTGCTTTGCAGGAGGCTAAAATCATGTGACAGTGGGCAAAAAGCACAGCAGACAGGCCCATACAAGAGCGGTCGACAGGCGATTTACAGTCTCCAGTTAATTCAACACGCACGTGTTTGCATTACAGAAAGGCACCAAGATCAGAATCAAAACTCAGTTTTCACACAGGTCTGCACAAAGTTCATATCATGTAAACTCCTCATCGTTTCCCCGAGTTCAATTTGAATGTCTCATGTGGAAAGCCTGGTAATTACTGATAATTTCTGGGTATAAAACATGATTTATGgtgcatcctggacaggtctgcagtccctcacaggacaaacacacagacacacactcacaatcacacATACAGGAGAATTTGGGTCACCAGTTAAATATACTTAGCCTGTAGGATgaaaccagagtacccagaGCGGTGATCTCCTTTATGATCCAGTACCAACGCGTTCCATAAAAAGCCTTATCTGAGGGTACAGCTATGTCTACggtcaaagtaaaaaaaatgccacaaatGCAAACAGTGTTCTTGAGCGCCCTCATGTGTGGGCCATTTTCCCAGCCATATAATCATTGCTAGTTACATGAGGAAGCTGTACTTTTGCAAATCAAAAACCATACTTCTAATAAAAATCACAATAACATTCAACTTTGATGAAAACATacaattatcaaaaaaaaatcaaaacattacaatTAAATTATTGATATTTA is a window of Salarias fasciatus unplaced genomic scaffold, fSalaFa1.1, whole genome shotgun sequence DNA encoding:
- the LOC115385460 gene encoding tripartite motif-containing protein 35-like, with amino-acid sequence MKMLHCRKVSQTCQQASRHNQAEAKLAEDHVKREFETLHQFLRREEAARLQALRGEQDEKTRGAEQRRDEINQVIKSLEEKIQLAEEVIDAGGDGVKFLQDYKDTLNRY